The following coding sequences are from one Thermostichus vulcanus str. 'Rupite' window:
- a CDS encoding response regulator — translation MTASLERILLVEDDPDIQAVARLALEAVGGFTVGICSSGKEALEQAVGFAPDLILLDVMMPVMDGPTTLKALRELSPLRDTPVIFMTAKVQTHEVESYKQLGAVDVISKPFDPMNLSSTIHTIWATYHA, via the coding sequence ATGACAGCCTCGTTGGAACGCATTCTTCTGGTGGAGGACGACCCCGATATCCAAGCGGTGGCACGGTTGGCGTTGGAAGCGGTGGGAGGGTTTACGGTTGGGATCTGTAGCTCCGGCAAAGAGGCTCTGGAGCAGGCGGTGGGCTTTGCTCCCGACTTGATCCTGTTGGATGTAATGATGCCGGTCATGGATGGGCCGACCACCTTAAAGGCGTTGCGGGAGTTATCTCCCCTCAGGGATACCCCAGTTATCTTTATGACAGCGAAAGTTCAAACTCACGAGGTAGAAAGCTATAAGCAATTGGGAGCAGTGGATGTCATCTCCAAACCCTTCGACCCCATGAACCTGTCCAGTACGATTCACACCATCTGGGCAACTTACCATGCCTAG
- a CDS encoding diguanylate cyclase — MPSSPATPTQIQQQMQALRAAYAEKIGERVLQIEQSWDRLVKDDWNLETLRTLHRMVHSLAGSGATFGFTYLGTIARTLEILLTSILETGNPPIALQRIQVHALLASLRQSIHEPEQNLPELTAFIPSQSPLPNRGDSHLIYLVDDDPELAEDLALQIGYFGYDVVRYHNSTDLKEAVLQQLPAAILTDITFSEGDSAGIEMISALRKQLGSNMPPVVFMSLREDLTARLEAARAGGKAYFTKPVSVPSLVDKLDELTRAHPQEAYRVLIVDDESHLAVYYSLILQRTGMVTQVVTDPFDLIPVMSEFNPDLILMDVYMPHCSGLELGTVIRQQPAYVGIPIVFLSTETDLNKQLDAMNLGGGDEFLTKPIQPDHLIMAVYSRAQRARTLRSLMATDSLTGLLNHTTTKEQLVQETLRAERSQSSLAFAMLDLDHFKSVNDTYGHATGDRVIKSLSRLLQQRLRRTDTIGRYGGEEFAVILPDTDGATACKIMNDIRQRFAQIRQQSEDEEFSATFSCGIAVYPTFSDVGSLKTAADKALYRAKHQGRNRVVLAEK, encoded by the coding sequence ATGCCTAGCTCCCCGGCCACCCCCACCCAAATTCAACAACAGATGCAGGCACTGCGGGCCGCCTATGCCGAGAAGATCGGTGAGCGGGTGTTGCAAATTGAGCAGTCTTGGGATCGGCTGGTTAAGGATGACTGGAATCTGGAGACCCTGCGGACTCTGCATCGCATGGTTCACAGTTTGGCCGGATCGGGGGCCACCTTCGGCTTTACCTATTTGGGTACCATTGCCCGCACTCTCGAAATTTTGCTCACCTCGATTCTAGAAACCGGTAACCCCCCAATTGCTCTGCAACGGATTCAGGTCCATGCGCTGTTGGCCTCACTGCGTCAGTCCATTCACGAACCAGAGCAAAACCTGCCGGAATTGACGGCTTTTATCCCTTCCCAAAGCCCACTTCCGAACAGGGGTGACAGTCACCTGATTTATTTGGTGGATGATGACCCCGAGTTGGCGGAAGATTTGGCCCTACAGATTGGCTATTTCGGCTATGACGTGGTGCGTTACCACAACAGTACTGACCTTAAAGAAGCGGTGTTACAACAACTTCCCGCCGCAATCTTAACCGACATCACCTTCTCAGAAGGAGATTCCGCCGGTATTGAGATGATTTCAGCCTTACGCAAGCAACTGGGATCCAATATGCCCCCGGTGGTGTTCATGTCGCTACGGGAGGACTTGACCGCCCGCCTCGAAGCGGCTCGCGCTGGGGGCAAAGCCTACTTTACCAAGCCCGTCAGCGTGCCCAGTTTGGTGGATAAGCTGGATGAACTGACCCGGGCGCATCCCCAAGAAGCCTATCGCGTCTTGATCGTGGATGACGAGTCTCATCTGGCGGTTTATTATTCCCTGATTCTGCAGCGCACGGGCATGGTCACCCAGGTGGTGACGGATCCCTTTGATTTGATCCCGGTGATGTCGGAGTTTAACCCCGATCTGATCCTGATGGATGTCTATATGCCCCATTGCAGCGGCCTAGAGCTAGGGACGGTGATCCGCCAACAGCCGGCCTATGTCGGGATCCCGATCGTCTTTCTCTCCACCGAGACCGACCTGAACAAACAACTGGATGCCATGAATTTGGGGGGTGGGGATGAATTTCTCACCAAGCCGATCCAGCCAGATCACCTCATTATGGCGGTTTACTCGCGGGCTCAACGGGCTAGAACCCTGCGTTCTCTGATGGCCACCGACAGCCTGACTGGACTCCTGAACCACACCACCACCAAGGAACAGCTGGTGCAGGAAACCCTGCGGGCGGAACGCTCCCAGAGCAGTTTGGCCTTTGCGATGCTCGATTTGGATCATTTCAAATCCGTGAACGACACCTATGGCCATGCCACCGGGGATCGAGTGATCAAGAGCCTCTCTCGTCTACTGCAACAGCGCTTACGCCGCACCGATACCATTGGCCGTTATGGAGGGGAAGAGTTTGCGGTGATTCTCCCCGATACGGATGGTGCTACCGCCTGCAAAATCATGAACGATATACGCCAACGCTTTGCTCAAATTCGGCAACAGTCGGAAGACGAAGAATTCTCTGCGACCTTCAGTTGTGGTATTGCCGTGTATCCCACCTTCTCGGATGTGGGAAGCTTGAAGACGGCTGCGGATAAGGCCCTCTACCGAGCCAAACATCAGGGGCGCAATCGGGTGGTTTTGGCGGAGAAGTAG
- a CDS encoding M16 family metallopeptidase: MTSTPSATQRGHLQRVVLANGATLLLGQNPTVDILAAHCFFRGGSRVERPEQAGLSNLMAAVLTKGTQQRDSQAIAAWVESLGAALSVDSAADYFEVSLRCVAADFPALLGLLSEILRDPSFPEAEVERERALMLQSIRAQQERPFSLAFDQVRQALYGDHPYALPGIGRPETVGSLTREDLRQYHATHCRPDRMVMVVIGPEPPQQMATHIEAALADWSAPAHSPVDPALPLSPLGQPKLLKLPQPTQQTTMMIGFRGAAAGTADYAALKLLCTYLGNGLSSRLFGELRERCGLAYEVSAFYATRRDPAPFVTYMGTASDNTEMALDRLQAEIHRLHKHPLTPEEVELAQRKLLGQYALSKQTNAQVAQLAGWYEILGLGMEFDQQYLNLVRHLNAEQLHQAVQTYLVMPVLALVGPDQALERVELVL; this comes from the coding sequence ATGACCTCTACCCCCTCTGCCACCCAGCGTGGCCATCTACAGCGTGTTGTCTTAGCCAATGGTGCCACTTTGCTGCTGGGGCAAAATCCAACCGTGGATATCTTGGCGGCCCACTGTTTTTTCCGTGGCGGTAGCCGGGTTGAGCGACCGGAGCAGGCGGGGTTAAGCAACCTCATGGCCGCTGTCCTCACCAAAGGCACTCAGCAACGGGATTCCCAAGCCATCGCCGCCTGGGTGGAATCTTTGGGGGCTGCCCTTTCCGTTGATAGCGCTGCCGATTACTTTGAGGTTAGCCTGCGCTGTGTTGCGGCGGATTTTCCCGCGCTCCTGGGGTTGCTGTCTGAAATTTTGCGGGATCCCAGCTTTCCTGAGGCGGAAGTGGAGCGGGAACGGGCGCTGATGTTGCAGTCGATTCGCGCCCAACAGGAGCGACCCTTCAGTCTAGCTTTTGATCAGGTGCGGCAAGCCCTCTATGGCGATCATCCCTATGCTCTGCCGGGCATTGGCCGACCCGAAACGGTGGGATCCCTGACTCGTGAGGACTTGCGTCAGTACCACGCCACCCATTGTCGCCCAGACCGCATGGTGATGGTGGTGATTGGCCCAGAACCACCACAGCAGATGGCCACCCACATCGAAGCGGCCTTGGCGGACTGGTCAGCTCCCGCCCATTCCCCTGTGGATCCCGCCCTACCCTTGTCTCCTTTGGGGCAACCCAAGCTCCTCAAGCTACCGCAACCGACCCAACAAACGACGATGATGATCGGCTTTCGGGGTGCCGCTGCCGGAACAGCTGATTATGCGGCTCTGAAGTTGCTCTGTACTTACTTAGGCAATGGCCTCTCCAGCCGCCTGTTTGGGGAGTTGCGGGAGCGTTGTGGGCTGGCCTATGAGGTCTCTGCCTTTTATGCCACCCGTCGGGATCCGGCTCCCTTTGTGACCTATATGGGCACCGCCTCAGACAATACGGAGATGGCTCTGGATCGGCTACAAGCAGAGATCCACCGCCTGCACAAGCACCCTTTGACACCGGAAGAGGTGGAACTGGCCCAGCGTAAACTGTTGGGTCAATACGCCCTCAGCAAACAAACCAATGCCCAGGTGGCACAACTGGCGGGCTGGTACGAAATCTTGGGCTTGGGGATGGAGTTTGACCAGCAGTATCTGAACCTGGTGAGGCACCTGAATGCAGAACAGTTGCATCAAGCCGTACAGACTTATCTGGTGATGCCTGTGCTTGCCTTGGTGGGGCCAGACCAGGCTCTCGAACGGGTTGAGCTGGTGCTATGA
- a CDS encoding M16 family metallopeptidase produces the protein MKSDRKYCPGVASPDYNKSVLYQLRILNCSPRLLPAHTHRLSNGLSVILHPIPITDSVTVDIWVQTGGRNEPLEWLGLSHFLEHMVFKGNDRLAPGELDRAIEGRGGVTNAATSQDYTHYYITVAAGDLPESLPYLAEVVLRAGIPADEFERERQVVLEEIRRAADNPDYNAYQQLMQTAYGDHPYGRPVLGTPASLMDLTPELMRTYHQGWYRPEQMTVVVTGGIDPERALALVEEQFGGSPSGAELRIPPAPAQPRPQGILRQESTHPRLEQARLLLAWPTVSAHDWQTACGLEVLASILGDGRTSRLVHLLREQRGWVRGIGCSSMVLKEGGLFCVSAQMDPDHLSRVEATILHEIEKLQQDGIGQAELDRTRRILTHEFLFSAESPSQLAGIYGYYETLGGVQRIQEYLELLQSLTPTQVRELAQQHLSPEAYVVTTLKPAGLDSASSPERQLAYR, from the coding sequence ATGAAAAGTGATCGCAAATACTGTCCTGGGGTGGCCTCCCCTGACTACAATAAGAGTGTTCTCTATCAATTAAGAATTTTGAATTGCTCCCCTCGCCTTCTGCCTGCCCACACCCACCGTCTGAGCAATGGGTTAAGCGTTATTCTTCACCCCATCCCAATCACCGATTCTGTAACTGTCGATATTTGGGTACAGACCGGAGGACGCAATGAGCCCCTTGAATGGTTGGGCCTATCCCATTTTTTAGAACACATGGTGTTCAAGGGCAATGATCGGCTGGCTCCAGGGGAGCTGGATCGAGCCATTGAAGGCCGGGGAGGAGTAACCAATGCGGCCACCAGCCAAGACTACACCCACTACTACATCACGGTTGCGGCTGGCGATCTGCCCGAGAGCTTGCCTTATTTAGCAGAGGTGGTCTTACGGGCGGGGATCCCTGCGGATGAATTTGAGCGGGAGCGCCAGGTGGTTCTCGAAGAAATTCGTCGGGCAGCAGACAACCCTGACTACAACGCCTATCAACAGTTAATGCAAACGGCCTACGGGGATCATCCCTACGGACGACCGGTGTTGGGTACGCCCGCAAGCCTGATGGATCTGACCCCAGAGTTAATGCGCACCTACCATCAAGGTTGGTACCGACCGGAGCAAATGACTGTGGTGGTGACGGGTGGCATCGATCCGGAGCGGGCTTTGGCTTTGGTGGAAGAGCAATTTGGGGGTTCCCCCAGCGGTGCAGAGTTGCGGATCCCCCCTGCCCCAGCACAGCCCCGTCCCCAAGGGATCCTGCGCCAAGAGAGTACCCATCCTCGCTTGGAACAGGCCCGCTTGCTGTTGGCTTGGCCCACCGTCAGTGCCCACGATTGGCAGACAGCTTGTGGCCTAGAAGTCTTGGCCTCCATTCTTGGGGATGGTCGTACCTCCCGCTTGGTGCATCTGCTGCGGGAACAGCGGGGTTGGGTGAGGGGCATTGGCTGCTCTTCGATGGTGCTGAAGGAGGGGGGTCTATTCTGCGTCAGTGCCCAGATGGATCCCGATCATTTATCGCGGGTGGAGGCAACCATCCTGCACGAGATCGAAAAGCTGCAACAGGATGGCATCGGCCAAGCGGAGTTGGATCGTACCCGTCGCATCCTCACCCATGAGTTCCTGTTCTCGGCAGAGTCCCCCAGCCAATTGGCGGGCATCTACGGCTACTACGAAACCCTGGGGGGCGTGCAACGCATTCAGGAGTATTTGGAGCTGTTGCAGTCTCTCACCCCAACCCAAGTGCGAGAGTTGGCCCAGCAACACCTCTCTCCCGAAGCCTATGTGGTCACCACTCTCAAGCCCGCTGGCCTTGATTCGGCATCCTCGCCCGAGCGGCAACTGGCCTACCGTTAA
- a CDS encoding site-2 protease family protein, with protein MTSRLRIGSLWGIPFFIDYTWFPVALLLTLSYGVLTALGLFLSLLAHELAHSLVARAHGIRVNSITLFIFGGMAAIEREVPNPLGAFWVAVAGPLLNLSLFAFLSLALAWTTPETLLASTLTSLAAINLTLALFNLLPGLPLDGGQMLKAAIWGMTGDRQRGLIWAARTGQWVGFGLLGLGLLVVFAGSLNGLWLGLIGLFILNNARRYSQYAQLQQVLGRLKAGDVMTRNFRVLDAGMSLREFVDRYVVPSSLKTEPEAAQPEPEVYFAEEDGRYRGLVRPELISDIERSQWDHLSLKAILKPMEQLQGVREETPIPQVIQMMRQSEPRRVLVLTPTGAIAGLIDRGDVVAMAARQLGVMLPQEVVQRIRDSQEWPPGFQAEETLASEGSSPSLSLQGSPDLHSKS; from the coding sequence ATGACCAGTCGCCTGCGCATCGGTAGCCTGTGGGGGATCCCGTTCTTCATCGACTACACCTGGTTCCCGGTGGCGCTGTTGCTCACGCTCTCCTACGGGGTGCTGACCGCTTTGGGGCTGTTCCTCTCTTTGCTGGCTCACGAGCTGGCCCACAGTCTGGTGGCCCGCGCCCACGGGATCCGCGTCAACTCCATCACCCTGTTCATTTTTGGGGGGATGGCCGCGATTGAACGGGAAGTCCCCAATCCCCTCGGAGCCTTTTGGGTGGCGGTGGCTGGCCCTCTGCTCAACCTGAGTTTGTTTGCCTTCCTTAGCTTGGCGCTGGCTTGGACAACTCCAGAGACCCTGCTGGCCTCTACATTAACCAGTTTGGCCGCCATCAACCTGACGCTTGCCCTATTTAACCTGCTGCCGGGTCTGCCGTTGGATGGAGGGCAAATGCTCAAAGCCGCCATTTGGGGTATGACTGGGGATCGACAACGGGGCTTGATTTGGGCGGCTCGAACCGGTCAGTGGGTGGGTTTTGGCCTGCTGGGGTTGGGGTTGCTGGTGGTGTTTGCCGGTAGCCTAAATGGTCTGTGGCTGGGGTTGATCGGGTTGTTTATCTTGAACAATGCTCGCCGCTACAGCCAATACGCTCAGCTACAGCAGGTGTTGGGTCGCCTGAAAGCTGGGGATGTCATGACCCGCAATTTCCGGGTTTTGGATGCCGGCATGAGTCTGCGGGAGTTTGTCGATCGCTATGTGGTGCCCTCCTCCCTGAAAACCGAACCGGAAGCAGCCCAGCCGGAACCCGAAGTCTATTTTGCCGAAGAAGATGGCCGCTACCGGGGGTTGGTCAGGCCAGAGTTGATCAGCGATATCGAGCGCAGTCAATGGGATCACCTCAGTCTCAAGGCGATCCTGAAGCCGATGGAGCAACTGCAGGGGGTACGAGAAGAAACCCCGATCCCGCAAGTGATTCAGATGATGCGGCAGTCGGAGCCGCGCCGAGTCTTGGTGCTGACCCCTACCGGCGCAATTGCTGGGTTGATCGATCGGGGGGATGTGGTGGCAATGGCTGCCCGTCAGTTGGGGGTGATGTTACCGCAGGAGGTGGTGCAACGGATTCGGGACAGCCAGGAATGGCCCCCCGGCTTTCAAGCGGAAGAAACCCTGGCCAGCGAGGGATCCTCTCCCAGCTTATCTTTGCAGGGATCCCCAGACCTCCACAGCAAGTCTTAG